A window of Haloarcula sp. DT43 genomic DNA:
GTCGCATCACTAATAATTTGTCTTGTATTGTTTTCTCACGCAGAAACCCACAACAAGACAGTTAGCGGAGGATATATTACTACAGCGGATAAATCATATGGCGCTATATCAAATTCGGGGCTCGGCGACGGATATTCCAAGCGGTTTAGACGGGCTATGAAGCGCAAATTCGGCCGATAAGCCGGCTATCCGACCCCATAGCGGTGCCTGTGAAACCCCCGTCGTCCGAGCGGGGTTGATTCGTATTTTCTCACCCCGGTAAGTCCGCGTAGGAGGTCCGTCGTTCGGTCAGGGCCGATTCCGTATCTTAGGCGGCCGTGTTCCGGACGGTCTCTCTGTCCAGGAGCCACGCAGCGAGCAGAGAGGCGGCGATACCGATACCGACGCCGGCGACGGTATCGGTGAGGTAGTGTGTCCCCAGATAGACCCGCGAGACGGCGACCAGCGTCGCCAGCGTGGCCACTGTGCCGAACGGGAGGGCGTCGGACTTCCGGGCGGTCATGGCGTACACCGTCACGGCAGCGGCGTGGCCCGACGGGAACGACGTGGCCACCGTCTCGGCCCCGTCGGTCAGACAGACCGGGGCGGCCGGAAACGGACGCTGAATCGTCAGCATGAGCGCCCCGACGAACGCACCCGCGAGCACCAGCGCGAGGAGGCTGTGGCGAAACGCCTCGTCCCAGTCGGCCAGGTAGCAGACGCCGACGAAACAGAGCGCCGCCGTCGCCGAACCGAGCCCAGTCACCGAGGTGAGAAGCTTCGTCAGCAGAGGAGTCCGTGCGGCAACGATGGCGTCCATCGTCACCGCGTCGACTCGAACGAGCAGGTCGAGGAGGTCGGCGAGTAGCTGCGCTATCACTCTCGCGTGGTAGCGCCTGCAGCATCATAGGGACTCGGTCCCGACCGGGGGCGCTCCGCCTCGCCAGCGCCGAACGAGCAGTCCCGCGACGGCCAGCCAGAGCGCGACTTCGAGGAAAAACGACGGGCTCCAGAGGTAATACAGGAAGAAAGACCCCGGTGGAAGGGCGAGCGGGTCCGTCGGAACGACGACGGGCCACAGCAGGAAGACGGCATCGCCGGGCCGGCCGTTGACGACGACGTGAACGGTATCGAGCAGGAGATGCAGCGCCCAGCCGACCGCGGCCGACAGCCCCACACGCCCGGACAGCGCCAGCGGCACCGCGAGGAGGACCAGCAGCGCCGAGTGGCCCACGGAGTGAAACAGCGACGTGACGCCGACGGTCGCCAGCGGCTTGTCGAGGAGGTCGGGGACCGCAGTGCCGGCGACCAGCCACGGCGTGGAGAGCCGGGACGCCCGGCCGGCGAGCCAGGCCGCGAGCAGGTGCGTCGGGAAGAGCATACGCGTACGTCGTCGGCGAGACGTATCAACGTCCCCCGTCGAACCACTCCCTCGGCAGCCGGCCGCTGACGACGAGGAAGTCCCGGACGAACACAGCGAGCGACGGCGCGAGGACGGCGGGCGCGAGCGCGAAGACGAGTCTGACCGGAACCGCGGGGACGAGCGCGACGGTGAGAAACGCCATCTGGACGCCCGCGAAGTACTTCCCGAGGTCGCTGTCCGGCCGGTCGAAGACCGGGCGACCGCGCAGCCGTCGCCACCGTATCCCCGCGAGGTAGACGTATCTGGCGGCGGAAATCGAGAGATACCAGACGGGGAGCCGGCCCCACAGCACCGCGAGGACGGGCGCGACGACGAACCCGAAGGTGTCGAACGCCATGTCGAGGCGCGTGCCGAGCGCCGTCTGTTGCCCGACCGTGCGGGCGACCGCGCCGTCGAGTCTGTCGAGGGCGACGCCGACGCCGTAACACGCCGCCGGTACCCACGCGAGGTCGGTCGTCGCCGGGACGACGAGGAACCCGGCGACGACGGCGTACAGCCCGCCCCGGAGCAGCGTCAGCGTGTTCGCCAGCCCGAAGACGTACCGCCACGGCCGGACGGTCTCCAGCCCGCGGCCCGCGTACCAGAGCTGTCCCGCCAGACAGACGCCCGCGACGGCGGCGGGGTGGACCATCCAGCGAGTCATCGCGTCGGCGGGGAACAGCGCGCCGACCACGGTGGCTACGGTTACGGCTCCGACGACCGGGAGGCCGACCCGGAGCCCTGCGGGCGCGTCACCCTGTCGGCCCGCCATCGCCACCTCCCGGGCCGCTCTGGGTCGGGTCGCCCACCGGCGTCGTCCGAGCCGCGTCCCGGCCGGCGCGGGTCATCGCAACAGGGCGACGAGGACGGCGAGGAGAACGACCTGTGCGAGCTTGTCGACCGCGCCCAGCGTCCCGATATCGGCCGGGAACGACTTCCCGAGCGCGACGAAGTTGACGTAGTACCACAACACGATTTGGACGAGCGTGAAGGGGACACCGACGGCGTAGACGGTCCGGCGGCGGTAGTCCAGCGCGACCAGCACAACCGCGCCCAGGAACCCGAGCCCGGCGAGCACGAAACTGATACCCATGGCCGACGGGAGCATCCTGACGCCGAGCAGGAGGTGAACGGCGGCGGAGACGAGTGCGGCGGCGATGCCGACCCAGTGCAGGCTATCGAGCGAGGCCAGGTCCGGTGAGAGCGCTTGTGTCTCGGTCGTGCTCATGCCTTACAATCGGTTTTCAGTCACATAATGATAGTGCCAAATCGGCGTTTACCGCTCGAAATCGGGCCGTTCGAGTGCCTCGATTCGGGCGCACGCCTCGGCATCCAGTCGCCGACCGGCGGCGGCGAGGTTCTCGACGACGTGGGACGGGGTCGTGCTCGACGGGATGGGGACGACGCCCTGTGTGACGTTCCACGCCAGCACGACGCCGGCGGGCGTGAGTCCGGCCTCGTCGGCGATATCGGCCAGGACTGGCTCGTCGAGCAACCCGGGGGCCGACAGCGGCGAGTGGGCAATCACGCGGATACCGCGCTCGTGACAGAACGCCACGAACTCGGGCCGTGGCTGATAGGGGTGGCGCTCTATCTGGACGAGCGCGGGCCGGACGCTCGCGGCGTCCAGAATCGTTTGCAACTGGGCTTTCGAGACGTTACAGACCCCGAGCGTGCGCGCCAGCCCCCGCCCGCGGACCGCTTCGAGGTTCGCCCACGCCCGTTCGAGCGGGACGTCGGCCGTCTCGACGTCGCCGCCGTCGTCCCGGGGGAACGTCAGCGCCTCCTGCCGGGCGACGGGCTGCTCTGCCAGCCGCGAGAGCGGCCCGCGATGGGCCCACGCCTCGGGCCAGTGCAGCGCGTAGCAGTCGAAGGCGTCGAGGCCGAGTTCGTCGAGGCTCCCCCGACACGCTTCGAGCAGGTGGTCGCGACGGTGGTTCGTGCGCCACACCTTCCCGAGGACGAACAGGCCGTCGCGGTCGGGAGTGCCCGGCGCGGCCAGCAGTTCACCGATGCGGTGTTCGTTGCCGTACAGTTCCGCGCTGTCGAGCAGGCGGTAGCCGGCGTCGAGCGCCGTCGCGATGGAGTCCGCGCGGTCGACGTACTCGCCGTCGCGGTAGCGCGAACAGCCGAAGCCGACGGGCGGCAGTCGGAGCGCGTGCTCGGCGGTCCGGCCCGCGCGGTCCCGGCTAGGTCGGACCGTCGGTACGGGAACGGGGTCGGCCGTCGCGCCGTGGTCGGGCACGTCGACCGGACCACCCGACTCGGCGGCCGCCTCGATGGCGTTGCAGACGGCGACGACGTGTGCGCCGCGCCGCCCGGTCGCTCGCGGGGGCCTGCCGCGGGCGACCCCGGCCGCCAGCGATTCGACGGGGTCAAGATACCGGTAGGGGCGGGTTGGGTGCTGTGCGGGGGCGTCGACGTACTCGCGGCCGACGCGGCCAAAGCGAACGGCGTCGGCGCTGTCGGTCATCGCACCAGTGCCCCGTAGATACAGCGACCCGTCGTCGCCGTGCAGTTCCAGCCCGTAGAACTCCCGGCTCCGATGTGGCGCGTAGAGGCTCGCGGTGAGCCGAACCGTCGGCCCCGCGGCGAACGCGAGCGTCGCTTCGACGTGGCTGGGGGCCGAGGGCCGTCGGTCCTCGCGGTCTGGCCAGCTATCGAGCGCGTCGGCGGTCCGAACCGACGCCACGGGGCCGAACCAAGAGGTCAGCAGGGCGAGCGGGTAGACGCCGCCGTCGTACAGCGGTCCGATGTCGAGGAAGGAGTCCGGCCGGTCGTGCCAGTCGGTGACGCGACCGACGTGCGCGTGGGCGTATCCCAGTTGGACGGGGCCGAGGCGTCCGTCTGACAGGAGCCGGCCCGCGCGGCGCTGGCTGGGAGCCCCCGGCGTGCCGGGCGCGCAGCCGAGCGCCAGGTCCCGCTCGCGGGCCAGTTCGAGGAGTGCCGCGGCCGCCTCGGCGTCGAGAGCCAGGGGCTTCTGTGAGTAGACGTGCCGGCCCGCCTCCAGGGCCGTCCGGGTCACGGGCGCGTGGGCGGCGTGGCTCGTCAGATTCACCACCAGCGGCGCGTCCACCGCCCCGAGCGCGGCGTCGAAGTCGGTGAAGGACGGACAGTCGTACGCGTCGGACAGCGTCCTCGCCCGCTCGCCGTCGAGGTCACAGACGCCCGCGAGCGCGAGCGGCCCATCCTCCAGTTCGGCCGCGTACTCGGACGCGATGGCCCCCGCGCCGACGAACAGACAGTGCACACAGAGACGGTGTGGGCGAGACGTATATATTGTCGGCCGGGGGACGTGGCGCTCGCCGTCCGACGTCGTGCCGGGCTCCGGGCGGTAGCCCGACCAGTTTTACCCGGACGGCACCAACACCGTGTGTGACAGAACCGGGGATGGGCCGGCTCGGGACGGCGTACCTGCGGGCGCTCCAGGCAGTCGGCCGCCGACTCGACTACGGGACGAACGTCTACGAGCGCGAGTGGGACGTCCTCGTGGTGCTCGACGGCTGTCGAGCCGACGTGCTCCGGTCGGTCGCGCCGGACGTGGGCTTCCTCGGGACGGTCGAGACGGTCCGGTCGGTCGGTAGTTCCTCCTCCGAGTGGTTGGAGAACACGTTTCTCGGCCACCCGGAGACTGGACACACCGCGATGGTCACCGGCAACACGTGGACCGACCGGTACCTCGACGCCGGGGCGTTCGCGGCGCTGGACGAGGTCTGGAAGTACGCGTGGGACGAGGACCTGGCGACCGTACCGGCGGCGGCGGTCACCGACCGCGCTATCGCACTGGCCCGCGAGCGGACCCCCGAGCGGCTGGTCGTCCACTACATGCAACCGCACCACCCGTTCGTGCCGGCGCCGCTGGAGGGCGACGACGGACTGGCCCGGACCGGCGACCACAGCAACACGGCGAACCCGTGGGTGTCCCTGCGCCGCGGCGAATTCCGGGCCGAGCGGGTCTGGGCGGCCTACGAGGCGAACCTCCGGTACGTCCTGGCGTCGGTCGGGACCCTGCTCGACAACGTCGACGGCCGGGTCGCCATCACGGCGGACCACGGCAACCTCTTCGGGGAGTGGGGGCTGTACGGCCATCCGATGCACACGCCGGTCCCGGCGCTGCTCGCGGTGCCGTGGGCCGAGGCGACGGGCGTCGACAGCGGCCGGTTCGAGCCGGAGCTGTCACCCCCCGAGCGGCTCCCGGTCTCGCGAGTCTACGGGGCCGAAGGGGACCGCGAGCGCCTCGACGCCCTCGGGTACCGCTGACCGGGATAGCTTTTAGTCGGAGAAAGCCTGGGTGCAAGACGTGCATTCCAGGAGCCGCTCC
This region includes:
- a CDS encoding metal-dependent hydrolase, with product MLFPTHLLAAWLAGRASRLSTPWLVAGTAVPDLLDKPLATVGVTSLFHSVGHSALLVLLAVPLALSGRVGLSAAVGWALHLLLDTVHVVVNGRPGDAVFLLWPVVVPTDPLALPPGSFFLYYLWSPSFFLEVALWLAVAGLLVRRWRGGAPPVGTESL
- a CDS encoding DUF7475 family protein; amino-acid sequence: MSTTETQALSPDLASLDSLHWVGIAAALVSAAVHLLLGVRMLPSAMGISFVLAGLGFLGAVVLVALDYRRRTVYAVGVPFTLVQIVLWYYVNFVALGKSFPADIGTLGAVDKLAQVVLLAVLVALLR
- a CDS encoding CDP-alcohol phosphatidyltransferase family protein, with protein sequence MAGRQGDAPAGLRVGLPVVGAVTVATVVGALFPADAMTRWMVHPAAVAGVCLAGQLWYAGRGLETVRPWRYVFGLANTLTLLRGGLYAVVAGFLVVPATTDLAWVPAACYGVGVALDRLDGAVARTVGQQTALGTRLDMAFDTFGFVVAPVLAVLWGRLPVWYLSISAARYVYLAGIRWRRLRGRPVFDRPDSDLGKYFAGVQMAFLTVALVPAVPVRLVFALAPAVLAPSLAVFVRDFLVVSGRLPREWFDGGR
- a CDS encoding aldo/keto reductase — translated: MHCLFVGAGAIASEYAAELEDGPLALAGVCDLDGERARTLSDAYDCPSFTDFDAALGAVDAPLVVNLTSHAAHAPVTRTALEAGRHVYSQKPLALDAEAAAALLELARERDLALGCAPGTPGAPSQRRAGRLLSDGRLGPVQLGYAHAHVGRVTDWHDRPDSFLDIGPLYDGGVYPLALLTSWFGPVASVRTADALDSWPDREDRRPSAPSHVEATLAFAAGPTVRLTASLYAPHRSREFYGLELHGDDGSLYLRGTGAMTDSADAVRFGRVGREYVDAPAQHPTRPYRYLDPVESLAAGVARGRPPRATGRRGAHVVAVCNAIEAAAESGGPVDVPDHGATADPVPVPTVRPSRDRAGRTAEHALRLPPVGFGCSRYRDGEYVDRADSIATALDAGYRLLDSAELYGNEHRIGELLAAPGTPDRDGLFVLGKVWRTNHRRDHLLEACRGSLDELGLDAFDCYALHWPEAWAHRGPLSRLAEQPVARQEALTFPRDDGGDVETADVPLERAWANLEAVRGRGLARTLGVCNVSKAQLQTILDAASVRPALVQIERHPYQPRPEFVAFCHERGIRVIAHSPLSAPGLLDEPVLADIADEAGLTPAGVVLAWNVTQGVVPIPSSTTPSHVVENLAAAGRRLDAEACARIEALERPDFER
- a CDS encoding phosphatase PAP2 family protein: MIAQLLADLLDLLVRVDAVTMDAIVAARTPLLTKLLTSVTGLGSATAALCFVGVCYLADWDEAFRHSLLALVLAGAFVGALMLTIQRPFPAAPVCLTDGAETVATSFPSGHAAAVTVYAMTARKSDALPFGTVATLATLVAVSRVYLGTHYLTDTVAGVGIGIAASLLAAWLLDRETVRNTAA
- a CDS encoding alkaline phosphatase family protein, whose product is MGRLGTAYLRALQAVGRRLDYGTNVYEREWDVLVVLDGCRADVLRSVAPDVGFLGTVETVRSVGSSSSEWLENTFLGHPETGHTAMVTGNTWTDRYLDAGAFAALDEVWKYAWDEDLATVPAAAVTDRAIALARERTPERLVVHYMQPHHPFVPAPLEGDDGLARTGDHSNTANPWVSLRRGEFRAERVWAAYEANLRYVLASVGTLLDNVDGRVAITADHGNLFGEWGLYGHPMHTPVPALLAVPWAEATGVDSGRFEPELSPPERLPVSRVYGAEGDRERLDALGYR